From a single Micromonospora carbonacea genomic region:
- a CDS encoding serine hydrolase domain-containing protein, translating into MHLSRRDLLLAGAGTALAATPLLAAAPATAAPAGAATPAGPAAPAGSGAATGSGAAAGRLPADALDAGIGAITDAGMVGTFAEARDGRDRWRGASGVADLDTGRSMRPGFQHRVGSITKTFVAATLLRLAGEGRVALDAPLGHYLPQYAVPGVTVAMLLNHTSGIGDYDTVLFTSGYDVERLRFTTFTPDQLARIGLDEPRTGAPGAGFAYSNTNYVLAGLVVERVTGRSAADEVHRRVIRPLGLRQTYFPGRRTRIAGPHSAAYLPWYDGQLRDFSVTNMSWAWTAGALVSTAEDLNRFFRALLGGRLLRPAELARMRTTVPLNPAQPEAGGYGLGLLWLALPGGRFWGHDGVVFGHATISLHAPDGSRQVTLGTNVTHYQVPGQPDPIGAATGAFLVTALSGPAAARSADAARMPAPTTPLPGSPALTRPLPR; encoded by the coding sequence ATGCACCTGTCACGCCGCGATCTCCTGCTCGCCGGGGCCGGCACCGCGCTGGCGGCCACGCCCCTGCTGGCCGCCGCCCCGGCGACGGCCGCACCCGCCGGGGCCGCCACGCCCGCCGGGCCGGCCGCACCCGCCGGATCGGGCGCGGCCACCGGGTCGGGAGCGGCGGCGGGGCGGCTGCCGGCGGACGCGCTCGACGCCGGGATCGGCGCGATCACCGACGCCGGCATGGTGGGAACGTTCGCCGAGGCCCGCGACGGCCGGGACCGGTGGCGCGGCGCGAGCGGCGTCGCCGACCTCGACACCGGCCGGTCGATGCGGCCCGGCTTCCAGCACCGGGTCGGCAGCATCACGAAGACGTTCGTCGCCGCCACGCTGCTGCGCCTGGCCGGCGAGGGCCGGGTGGCGCTGGACGCCCCGCTCGGCCACTATCTCCCGCAGTACGCCGTGCCCGGGGTCACCGTCGCGATGCTGCTCAACCACACCAGCGGCATCGGCGACTACGACACCGTGCTGTTCACCAGCGGCTACGACGTCGAGCGGCTCCGGTTCACCACGTTCACCCCGGACCAGCTCGCCCGGATCGGGCTCGACGAGCCCCGCACCGGGGCGCCGGGCGCGGGGTTCGCCTACTCGAACACCAACTACGTCCTCGCCGGCCTGGTCGTCGAGCGGGTGACCGGCCGCAGCGCGGCCGACGAGGTGCACCGGCGGGTCATCCGGCCGCTGGGGCTGCGCCAGACGTACTTCCCGGGGCGGCGCACCCGCATCGCCGGGCCGCACAGCGCGGCGTACCTGCCCTGGTACGACGGCCAGCTCCGCGACTTCAGCGTGACGAACATGTCGTGGGCGTGGACGGCCGGCGCGCTGGTCTCCACGGCGGAGGACCTCAACCGGTTCTTCCGCGCGCTGCTCGGGGGCCGGCTGCTGCGCCCGGCCGAGCTGGCCCGGATGCGGACCACCGTGCCGCTGAACCCGGCGCAGCCGGAGGCCGGCGGGTACGGCCTCGGCCTGCTGTGGCTGGCGCTGCCCGGCGGCCGGTTCTGGGGCCACGACGGGGTGGTCTTCGGGCACGCCACGATCTCGCTGCACGCCCCCGACGGCTCCCGCCAGGTGACGCTCGGCACGAACGTCACGCACTACCAGGTGCCCGGCCAGCCCGACCCGATCGGGGCCGCCACCGGCGCGTTCCTGGTCACCGCCCTGTCCGGCCCGGCCGCCGCCAGGTCGGCGGACGCGGCCCGGATGCCGGCCCCGACGACCCCGCTGCCGGGGAGCCCGGCGTTGACCCGGCCCCTGCCCCGCTGA
- a CDS encoding menaquinone biosynthetic enzyme MqnA/MqnD family protein: protein MADRIARPRVGHIQFLNCLPIYWGLMRSGALIDVDLHKDSPDRLSAALVAGDLDIGPISHVEYLRHADELLLLPDLAVGSDGPVLSVNMVSTRPLAELGGGRVALGSTSRTGVLLARLLLGERYGVHPDYFRCPPDLTQMLLEADAGVLIGDVALRALYEAPQRGLEVTDLGQAWRDWTGLPMVFAVWAVRREFAAAHPGLVKEVHEAFLRSRDLCLAELDQVAEAAARWESFDAATLATYFRALDFSLGERQVAGLREFARRAAEIGEAPPLPADGPRFFAG, encoded by the coding sequence ATGGCTGACCGCATCGCCCGTCCCCGGGTCGGACACATCCAGTTCCTGAACTGCCTGCCGATCTACTGGGGCCTGATGCGTTCCGGCGCGCTGATCGACGTCGACCTGCACAAGGACTCGCCGGACCGGCTGAGCGCCGCGCTGGTCGCCGGTGACCTGGACATCGGGCCGATCTCGCACGTCGAATACCTGCGCCACGCCGACGAGCTGCTGCTCCTGCCCGACCTGGCGGTCGGCAGCGACGGCCCGGTGCTCTCGGTCAACATGGTGTCCACCAGGCCCCTCGCCGAGCTGGGCGGCGGCCGGGTGGCCCTCGGCTCGACGTCGCGCACCGGCGTCCTGCTCGCCCGGCTGCTGCTCGGCGAGCGGTACGGCGTCCACCCCGACTACTTCCGCTGCCCGCCCGACCTGACGCAGATGCTGCTGGAGGCGGACGCCGGGGTGCTGATCGGCGACGTGGCGCTGCGGGCGCTGTACGAGGCCCCGCAGCGGGGGCTGGAGGTCACCGACCTCGGGCAGGCCTGGCGGGACTGGACGGGGCTGCCGATGGTCTTCGCCGTCTGGGCGGTGCGCCGGGAGTTCGCCGCCGCCCACCCCGGCCTGGTCAAGGAGGTGCACGAGGCGTTCCTGCGCTCCCGCGACCTGTGCCTGGCCGAGCTGGACCAGGTCGCCGAGGCCGCCGCCCGGTGGGAGTCGTTCGACGCCGCCACCCTGGCCACGTACTTCCGGGCGCTGGACTTCTCGCTCGGCGAGCGGCAGGTGGCCGGGTTGCGCGAGTTCGCCCGCCGGGCCGCCGAGATCGGCGAGGCCCCGCCGCTGCCGGCGGACGGCCCCCGGTTCTTCGCCGGCTGA
- a CDS encoding VOC family protein, whose protein sequence is MSSVPPPPGTPCWADLATPGLADARRFYPELFGWTTRIAPQPEAAGYTTFLLGGRAVAGAGPPAAPDQVPIWSTYVATDHADLVTTRVEAAGGQVLVGPFDVFDQGRMAVFADPAGAVFSVWQPMAHPGAELSDTPGAMSWNELVTPDPEGAKVFYELVFGWRPEEQPAGPVPPETGGTTRPSYTGWRCGERIVGGMMPPLADDFPADLPAYWTVYFAVADADDAAARATELGGSVLVPPHDTPQGRLAALRDPQGALFSVIARPTRG, encoded by the coding sequence GTGAGCAGCGTCCCGCCGCCGCCGGGCACGCCGTGCTGGGCCGACCTGGCCACCCCGGGCCTGGCGGACGCCCGGCGCTTCTACCCGGAGCTGTTCGGCTGGACCACCCGGATCGCCCCGCAGCCGGAGGCCGCCGGCTACACCACGTTCCTGCTCGGCGGGCGCGCGGTGGCCGGGGCCGGACCGCCGGCCGCGCCCGACCAGGTGCCGATCTGGTCGACGTACGTGGCGACCGACCACGCGGACCTGGTCACGACCCGGGTCGAGGCGGCCGGGGGGCAGGTGCTGGTCGGTCCGTTCGACGTGTTCGACCAGGGGCGGATGGCGGTCTTCGCCGACCCGGCCGGCGCGGTGTTCAGCGTCTGGCAGCCGATGGCCCACCCCGGGGCGGAGCTGTCCGACACCCCCGGGGCGATGAGCTGGAACGAGCTGGTCACGCCCGACCCGGAAGGCGCGAAGGTCTTCTACGAGCTGGTCTTCGGCTGGCGTCCGGAGGAGCAGCCGGCGGGCCCGGTCCCGCCGGAGACGGGCGGGACCACCCGCCCCTCCTACACCGGCTGGCGGTGCGGCGAACGGATCGTCGGCGGGATGATGCCGCCGCTGGCCGACGACTTCCCGGCCGACCTGCCGGCGTACTGGACGGTGTACTTCGCCGTGGCCGACGCCGACGACGCCGCCGCCCGCGCCACCGAGCTGGGCGGTTCCGTCCTGGTGCCGCCGCACGACACCCCGCAGGGCCGCCTCGCCGCGCTGCGCGACCCCCAGGGCGCGCTGTTCTCCGTCATCGCCCGGCCCACGCGCGGCTGA
- a CDS encoding ArsR/SmtB family transcription factor, which produces MSEALPERQRVTISDPQVMRALAHPARLAIMEHLASIGSGATATECAEIAGLSPSATSYHLRELAKFGLIEQAPSRGDARERVWRAFSPSYNVEAGQEAGSEARAAELALVEAHLARDAQRTREWFRRMAGEPTEWYRAGAFSDTVLLLTAEELSALNEAVQDLLAPYRRRLRTDPPAGARSVAIQYRSVPVD; this is translated from the coding sequence ATGAGCGAGGCATTGCCCGAGCGGCAGCGGGTGACGATCAGCGATCCGCAGGTGATGCGCGCCCTGGCCCACCCGGCGCGGCTCGCGATCATGGAACATCTCGCCTCGATCGGGTCGGGGGCCACCGCCACCGAGTGCGCGGAGATCGCCGGCCTGTCGCCGAGCGCGACCAGCTACCACCTGCGCGAGCTGGCGAAGTTCGGCCTGATCGAGCAGGCCCCGAGCCGGGGGGACGCCCGGGAGCGGGTGTGGCGGGCGTTCAGCCCGTCGTACAACGTGGAGGCGGGGCAGGAGGCCGGTTCCGAGGCGCGGGCCGCCGAGCTGGCTCTCGTGGAGGCGCACCTCGCCCGGGACGCGCAGCGCACCCGGGAGTGGTTCCGCCGGATGGCCGGGGAGCCGACGGAGTGGTATCGCGCCGGGGCGTTCAGCGACACCGTGCTGCTGCTCACCGCCGAGGAGCTGTCGGCGCTCAACGAGGCGGTCCAGGACCTGCTGGCGCCCTACCGGCGTCGGCTGCGGACCGATCCGCCGGCCGGGGCGCGTTCCGTGGCCATCCAGTACCGGTCGGTGCCCGTGGACTGA
- a CDS encoding M4 family metallopeptidase — MRSALALAGVTMLVGSGLVVTTTSASAAPPSTPGPALVAAADTALKEHSRAVRSSAKDRYTVHSSKRDAEGRGVVRYTRTYDGLRVYGGDVVIRTEADGDYAGSSVGLAAPLSLATTPKVSAAKARKAAVAGFSGRVTGTGPAELFVDASSGTGRLAWETVVTGWAPDGQTPARLHVISDALTGARIGSFDEIESVVGTGNSIYAGPVSIDTTLSGSTYSMIDPTRGNGRTCDMNNGTSTCTTFTDADNVWGTGATSNRQSAAVDAHFGAATTFDYFTEVHGRNGIFGNGTGVPSRVHYGNAYVNAFWDGAQMTYGDGAGNARPLVALDVAGHEMSHGVTENVVPGGLTYSGESGGLNEATSDIFGNMVEFYANTPVDPGDYQVGEKININGNGTPLRYMYDPTLDGKSHGCWSTGTNSLDVHYSSGVANHFFFNLAEGSGVTPYGTSPLCGSAPPVTGIGREKAEKIWFRALDAYFVSNTRYVNTAQPTNTARLHSLSAATDLYGLCSTEYKAVMAAWTSVNVTGTESCAANDFTVSATPAALTLDPGTSGTATVGTTVVRGTAEQVTFSTGPLPAGVSVSFAPSSVTAGGSTTVTVTAAATAGSGTVAITLVGTSPSVARTTTLSLTVNGLPGCSGTNGTDVTIADNTTVESAIVISGCAATPSTASKVEVHIVHTYIGDLVVSLVAPDGSAYVLHNRSGGGTDNIDQTYTVNLSSEVANGSWRLRVQDAASLDTGYLNSWSLNL; from the coding sequence TTGAGATCAGCCCTGGCGCTGGCCGGCGTCACCATGCTGGTCGGCAGCGGCCTCGTGGTCACCACCACGAGCGCGTCCGCCGCCCCGCCATCCACCCCGGGACCGGCGCTGGTCGCCGCCGCCGACACCGCCCTGAAGGAGCACTCCCGAGCCGTCAGGTCCTCGGCGAAGGACCGCTACACGGTGCACAGCAGCAAGCGGGACGCCGAGGGCCGGGGCGTGGTCCGCTACACCCGCACCTACGACGGGCTCCGCGTCTACGGCGGGGACGTCGTCATCCGCACCGAGGCCGACGGCGACTACGCGGGCAGTTCGGTCGGCCTGGCCGCCCCGCTGAGCCTCGCCACCACCCCGAAGGTCAGCGCCGCGAAGGCCCGCAAGGCTGCGGTCGCCGGGTTCTCCGGCAGGGTCACCGGCACCGGCCCGGCGGAGCTGTTCGTCGACGCCAGCAGCGGAACCGGGCGGCTCGCCTGGGAGACGGTGGTGACCGGCTGGGCCCCGGACGGCCAGACCCCCGCCAGGCTGCACGTGATCAGTGACGCGCTGACCGGCGCCCGGATCGGCTCCTTCGACGAGATCGAGTCCGTCGTCGGCACCGGCAACAGCATCTACGCCGGCCCGGTCTCGATCGACACCACCCTGTCCGGTTCGACGTACAGCATGATCGACCCGACCCGGGGCAACGGGCGCACCTGCGACATGAACAACGGCACCTCGACCTGCACCACCTTCACCGACGCCGACAACGTGTGGGGCACCGGCGCGACCTCGAACCGGCAGTCCGCCGCGGTCGACGCGCACTTCGGCGCGGCCACGACCTTCGACTACTTCACCGAGGTGCACGGCCGCAACGGCATCTTCGGCAACGGCACCGGCGTGCCGAGCCGGGTGCACTACGGCAACGCGTACGTCAACGCCTTCTGGGACGGCGCGCAGATGACCTACGGCGACGGCGCGGGCAACGCCCGGCCGCTGGTCGCCCTCGACGTCGCCGGCCACGAGATGTCCCACGGCGTCACCGAGAACGTGGTCCCCGGCGGCCTGACCTACTCGGGCGAGTCCGGCGGCCTGAACGAGGCCACCAGCGACATCTTCGGCAACATGGTGGAGTTCTACGCCAACACCCCGGTCGACCCGGGCGACTACCAGGTCGGCGAGAAGATCAACATCAACGGCAACGGCACCCCGCTGCGCTACATGTACGACCCGACGCTGGACGGCAAGTCGCACGGCTGCTGGTCGACCGGCACCAACAGCCTCGACGTGCACTACTCCTCGGGCGTGGCCAACCACTTCTTCTTCAACCTGGCCGAGGGCTCCGGCGTCACCCCCTACGGCACCTCGCCGCTGTGCGGGTCGGCCCCGCCGGTGACCGGGATCGGCCGGGAGAAGGCGGAGAAGATCTGGTTCCGGGCGCTCGACGCGTACTTCGTGTCGAACACCCGCTACGTGAACACCGCGCAGCCGACCAACACCGCGCGCCTGCACAGCCTGTCGGCCGCCACCGACCTGTACGGCCTGTGCAGCACCGAGTACAAGGCGGTGATGGCCGCCTGGACGTCGGTGAACGTCACCGGCACCGAGTCGTGCGCGGCCAACGACTTCACCGTCTCGGCCACCCCGGCGGCGCTGACCCTGGACCCGGGCACCTCGGGCACCGCCACGGTCGGCACCACGGTCGTCCGGGGCACCGCCGAGCAGGTCACCTTCTCGACCGGCCCGCTGCCGGCCGGGGTGAGCGTGTCGTTCGCGCCGTCGTCGGTCACCGCCGGCGGGTCGACCACGGTCACGGTCACCGCCGCCGCCACCGCCGGCAGCGGCACGGTGGCGATCACGCTGGTGGGCACCTCCCCCTCGGTCGCCCGGACGACCACGCTGAGCCTCACGGTGAACGGGCTGCCGGGCTGCTCCGGCACGAACGGCACCGACGTCACGATCGCCGACAACACGACGGTGGAGAGCGCCATCGTGATCAGCGGCTGCGCGGCGACCCCCTCGACCGCGAGCAAGGTCGAGGTGCACATCGTGCACACCTACATCGGTGACCTGGTGGTCAGCCTGGTCGCGCCGGACGGCAGCGCGTACGTGCTGCACAACCGCTCCGGCGGCGGCACCGACAACATCGACCAGACGTACACCGTGAACCTCTCCTCGGAGGTGGCGAACGGGAGCTGGCGGCTGCGGGTGCAGGACGCGGCGAGCCTCGACACCGGTTACCTCAACAGTTGGAGCCTGAACCTCTGA
- a CDS encoding MFS transporter has protein sequence MSFTPGRSRWPDVWLATAARGISSCGDFLAASTLTLALQSAGAGGPAVAGLLIAASLPLVGLAPLTGRLADRVDSRTLLVAAGVVQAAICLALAYAGHPALVIGLVALLAAGLAVTQPVLAALVPAMVTPGDLPRASALNQTAGTLGALAGPALAGLLVGQFGTRVPLLLDAVSYLALVAAGLLIRTRRGGARPAAKSRPTAKPRPAAKPRPAADAHPTPAPDGLARGWRLRPDRLLFAMVASLAGVVGAVGAINVIEVFFIRETLGSSTTVYGLVTGAWPLGIVAGAWALAPLTRRLTDDGRLLGVGLLLLGGCCLAVLVSAAVPSAWLLVPIWLLGGLLNGGNNVVSNVLLARRVPEAARGRAYAVLGAAVQGAGMVGLAVGGLLLDLADPRPLVAACGTVGLLAVAAFAVPVLRAARAARATP, from the coding sequence ATGTCCTTCACACCTGGTCGGTCGCGCTGGCCCGACGTCTGGCTCGCCACCGCCGCCCGGGGCATCTCCAGCTGCGGCGACTTCCTGGCCGCGAGCACGCTCACCCTCGCCCTCCAGTCCGCCGGGGCCGGCGGCCCGGCCGTGGCGGGGCTGCTGATCGCCGCCAGCCTGCCGCTCGTCGGCCTCGCCCCGCTGACCGGCCGGCTCGCCGACCGGGTGGACTCCCGCACCCTGCTCGTCGCGGCCGGCGTGGTCCAGGCGGCGATCTGCCTCGCCCTCGCGTACGCCGGACACCCGGCCCTGGTGATCGGCCTGGTGGCGCTGCTGGCCGCCGGGCTCGCGGTCACCCAGCCGGTGCTCGCCGCCCTCGTCCCGGCGATGGTCACGCCCGGGGACCTGCCCCGGGCCAGCGCGCTGAACCAGACGGCCGGCACCCTCGGCGCGCTGGCCGGCCCGGCGCTGGCCGGGCTGCTGGTGGGGCAGTTCGGCACCCGCGTGCCGCTGCTGCTGGACGCCGTCAGCTACCTCGCCCTGGTGGCCGCCGGCCTGCTGATCCGCACCCGCCGGGGCGGCGCCCGCCCGGCCGCCAAGTCCCGGCCGACCGCCAAGCCGCGCCCGGCCGCCAAGCCGCGCCCGGCCGCCGACGCCCACCCGACGCCGGCCCCCGACGGGCTGGCCCGGGGCTGGCGGCTGCGCCCCGACCGGCTGCTGTTCGCCATGGTGGCCTCGCTCGCCGGGGTGGTCGGCGCGGTCGGGGCGATCAACGTGATCGAGGTGTTCTTCATCCGCGAGACGCTGGGCAGCTCCACCACCGTCTACGGGCTCGTCACCGGGGCCTGGCCGCTGGGCATCGTGGCCGGGGCGTGGGCACTCGCCCCGCTGACCCGCCGGCTCACCGACGACGGTCGGCTGCTCGGCGTGGGGCTGCTCCTGCTCGGCGGGTGCTGCCTCGCGGTGCTGGTCTCCGCCGCCGTGCCGTCCGCCTGGTTGCTGGTGCCGATCTGGCTGCTCGGCGGGCTGCTCAACGGCGGCAACAACGTCGTCAGCAACGTGCTGCTGGCCCGTCGGGTGCCCGAGGCGGCGCGCGGCCGGGCGTACGCCGTGCTCGGCGCGGCCGTGCAGGGCGCGGGCATGGTCGGTCTCGCGGTCGGCGGCCTGCTGCTCGACCTGGCCGACCCCCGGCCGCTGGTGGCGGCGTGCGGCACCGTGGGGTTGCTCGCGGTGGCCGCCTTCGCCGTCCCGGTCCTCCGCGCGGCCCGCGCGGCGAGGGCTACGCCGTGA
- a CDS encoding HelD family protein, whose protein sequence is MTPHAPMSLGTELATERAHLDASRAALARMRERTEALFATGHNVAGDAYTAETLGRTLSRRVAELADQPDTPLFFGRLTFGDEEHHIGRRHVTDDLGEPMVLDWRAPISRSFYRASARDPQGVTVRRRFGFSAGALTSFEDEHLDRGEELGTASRILTAEIERPRVGPMRDIVATIQPEQDELVRADLAASICVQGAPGTGKTAVGLHRAAYLLYLHRERLRRSGVLIVGPNRAFLSYIAAVLPALGEVEVEQATVEDLIARVPVRAVEDPTQAALKHDARMAEVLRRAVEARIAAPTEPIMVSDGSFRWRIGLDPLHRVVEETRREGLPYATGRERVRARVVGLLQRQAEARRAESPGDAWLRRMGKCRPVADFLDTVWPALTPEGLVHGLLADPAALAAAADGVLTGAEQALLTWAKPPRTPKATKWTAADAVLVDEAAGLLERPAGFGHVVVDEAQDLSPMQCRAIARRSEHGSITLLGDLAQGTAPWAARDWRESLAHLGKPDATVVPLSVGFRVPAAVVAFANRLLPALAVDVPPAESLRRDGELDVRTVDDLVAATVDEVRAALAHDGSVGVIAADDAVGGLREALAAAGIDTATADDVAASARVTVVPATLVKGLEYDHVVTVEPAAIVAAEPRGLHRLYVVLTRAVSRLTVLHTAPLPAPL, encoded by the coding sequence ATGACCCCGCACGCCCCCATGTCCCTGGGCACCGAACTGGCCACCGAACGGGCCCACCTGGACGCGTCCCGGGCCGCGCTGGCCCGCATGCGCGAACGCACCGAGGCCCTCTTCGCCACCGGCCACAACGTCGCCGGTGACGCGTACACGGCGGAGACCCTGGGGCGCACCCTGTCCCGCCGTGTCGCCGAGCTGGCCGACCAGCCCGACACCCCGCTGTTCTTCGGGCGGCTCACGTTCGGCGACGAGGAGCACCACATCGGCCGCCGGCACGTCACCGACGATCTCGGCGAGCCCATGGTGCTCGACTGGCGGGCCCCGATCTCCCGGTCGTTCTACCGGGCCAGCGCCCGCGACCCGCAGGGCGTGACCGTGCGCCGCCGCTTCGGCTTCAGCGCCGGGGCGCTGACCAGCTTCGAGGACGAACACCTGGACCGGGGCGAGGAGCTGGGCACCGCCAGCCGCATCCTCACCGCCGAGATCGAGCGCCCCCGCGTCGGCCCGATGCGCGACATCGTCGCCACCATCCAGCCGGAGCAGGACGAACTGGTCCGCGCCGACCTGGCCGCCTCGATCTGCGTCCAGGGGGCGCCCGGCACCGGGAAGACGGCCGTCGGCCTGCACCGGGCGGCGTACCTGCTCTATCTGCACCGGGAGCGGCTGCGCCGGTCCGGGGTGCTGATCGTGGGGCCGAACCGGGCGTTCCTGTCGTACATCGCGGCGGTGCTGCCGGCGCTCGGCGAGGTCGAGGTCGAGCAGGCGACCGTGGAGGACCTGATCGCCCGGGTGCCGGTGCGGGCGGTGGAGGACCCGACCCAGGCGGCGCTCAAGCACGACGCGCGGATGGCCGAGGTGCTGCGGCGGGCCGTCGAGGCCCGGATCGCCGCCCCGACCGAGCCGATCATGGTCTCCGACGGCTCGTTCCGCTGGCGGATCGGCCTCGACCCGCTGCACCGCGTGGTCGAGGAGACCCGCCGGGAGGGGCTGCCGTACGCCACCGGCCGGGAACGGGTCCGGGCCCGGGTGGTGGGCCTGCTGCAACGCCAGGCCGAGGCCCGCCGGGCCGAGTCGCCCGGCGACGCCTGGCTGCGCCGGATGGGCAAGTGCCGTCCCGTCGCCGACTTCCTGGACACCGTCTGGCCGGCGCTCACCCCGGAAGGGCTGGTGCACGGGCTGCTCGCCGATCCGGCGGCGCTCGCCGCGGCCGCCGACGGCGTCCTCACCGGGGCCGAGCAGGCACTGCTGACCTGGGCGAAGCCGCCGCGCACCCCGAAGGCGACGAAGTGGACGGCCGCCGACGCGGTGCTCGTCGACGAGGCCGCCGGGCTGCTGGAGCGCCCCGCCGGCTTCGGGCACGTGGTGGTCGACGAGGCGCAGGACCTCTCCCCCATGCAGTGCCGGGCCATCGCCCGGCGCAGCGAACACGGGTCGATCACGCTGCTCGGCGACCTGGCGCAGGGCACCGCCCCGTGGGCCGCCCGCGACTGGCGGGAGTCCCTGGCCCACCTGGGCAAGCCGGACGCGACGGTGGTGCCGCTGAGCGTCGGCTTCCGGGTGCCCGCCGCCGTGGTGGCGTTCGCCAACCGGCTGCTGCCGGCGCTCGCGGTGGACGTACCCCCGGCGGAGTCGCTGCGCCGCGACGGCGAGCTGGACGTGCGTACGGTGGATGACCTGGTGGCGGCGACGGTGGACGAGGTGCGGGCGGCGCTGGCCCACGACGGCTCGGTCGGGGTGATCGCCGCCGACGACGCGGTCGGCGGGCTGCGGGAGGCGCTGGCCGCCGCCGGGATCGACACCGCGACCGCCGACGACGTGGCGGCCTCGGCGCGGGTCACGGTGGTCCCGGCGACGCTGGTCAAGGGCCTGGAGTACGACCACGTGGTGACCGTGGAGCCGGCGGCGATCGTGGCGGCCGAGCCGCGCGGGCTGCACCGGCTGTACGTGGTGCTGACCCGGGCGGTCTCCCGCCTGACGGTGCTGCACACCGCCCCGCTCCCCGCCCCGCTGTAA
- a CDS encoding ABC transporter permease has protein sequence MRLALVHARYQLLQTLRIPVAVFGSAFFPAVAMLFFVVPFAGDDPTGATYATAAMVTFAVMSANIFQYGVGVAEDRDQPWNPYTRTLPAGAAPAFAGRVLAGLALTFLSLLPVVVIAALFTDARISPWAFGLAVAVVGLISVPFTLMGLAIGYALPSKAAIVVAQIVFFPLAFGGGLLSAPDAAPAFVRAIAPYLPTRGAVELMWAAVGDWRPAPVSVLMLGVWVVALAALAGWAYRRDEGRRFR, from the coding sequence GTGAGACTCGCCCTCGTGCACGCCCGCTACCAGCTGTTGCAGACGCTCCGCATCCCGGTGGCGGTCTTCGGCAGCGCCTTCTTCCCGGCCGTGGCGATGCTCTTCTTCGTGGTCCCGTTCGCCGGGGACGATCCGACGGGCGCCACCTACGCCACCGCCGCGATGGTCACGTTCGCGGTGATGAGCGCCAACATCTTCCAGTACGGCGTGGGCGTGGCCGAGGACCGCGACCAGCCCTGGAACCCGTACACCCGGACGCTGCCGGCCGGGGCGGCGCCGGCCTTCGCCGGCCGGGTGCTCGCGGGCCTGGCGCTGACCTTCCTCTCGCTGCTCCCGGTCGTGGTGATCGCGGCGCTGTTCACCGACGCCCGGATCAGTCCCTGGGCGTTCGGCCTGGCCGTGGCCGTGGTCGGGCTGATCTCCGTGCCGTTCACGCTGATGGGGCTCGCCATCGGGTACGCGCTGCCGAGCAAGGCGGCGATCGTGGTCGCGCAGATCGTCTTCTTCCCGCTGGCGTTCGGCGGCGGGCTGCTCTCCGCCCCGGACGCCGCGCCCGCCTTCGTCAGGGCGATCGCGCCGTACCTGCCGACGCGGGGCGCGGTCGAGCTGATGTGGGCGGCGGTCGGCGACTGGCGTCCCGCGCCGGTGTCGGTGCTGATGCTCGGCGTCTGGGTGGTGGCGCTGGCGGCGCTCGCCGGCTGGGCGTACCGGCGCGACGAGGGCCGCCGCTTCCGCTGA
- a CDS encoding ABC transporter ATP-binding protein → MILARADQATRRYGDVLALDRVDLDVRAGELVGLLGPNGAGKSTLLNLLVGLRRPTAGRVELFGGDPRDPAHRLAVGVTPQETGLPATLRVGEVVDFVAAHYPDPVPRGELLDRFGLADQVRRQTGGLSGGQRRRLAVALAFVGRPRLVLLDEPTTGLDVEARHTLWEAIRGFHADGGTVLLSSHYLEEVEALAHRVVVIGQGRVLADDSTAAIRSVVGVRRVSLVAGDLPDLPGVVRVERVDDRTHLLTSDSDRLVRELVTSGVAFRDLEVRPTSLEEAFLAITSPGGHGPATPGGHAPAAPGGQGAAAPTAA, encoded by the coding sequence ATGATCCTCGCCCGCGCCGACCAGGCCACCCGCCGGTACGGCGACGTGCTCGCCCTCGACCGGGTCGACCTCGACGTGCGCGCGGGTGAGCTGGTCGGCCTGCTCGGGCCGAACGGCGCCGGCAAGAGCACCCTGCTCAACCTGCTCGTCGGGCTGCGCCGGCCCACCGCCGGCCGGGTCGAGCTGTTCGGCGGCGACCCCCGCGACCCCGCTCACCGCCTGGCGGTCGGCGTCACCCCGCAGGAGACCGGCCTGCCGGCCACCCTCCGGGTCGGCGAGGTGGTCGACTTCGTCGCCGCGCACTACCCGGACCCGGTCCCCCGGGGCGAGCTGCTCGACCGGTTCGGCCTCGCCGACCAGGTACGCCGGCAGACCGGCGGGCTCTCCGGCGGCCAGCGCCGGCGGCTGGCCGTGGCGCTCGCCTTCGTCGGGCGGCCCCGGCTGGTGCTCCTCGACGAGCCGACCACCGGACTGGACGTCGAGGCCCGGCACACGCTGTGGGAGGCGATCCGCGGCTTCCACGCCGACGGCGGCACGGTGCTGCTGAGCAGTCACTACCTGGAGGAGGTGGAGGCGCTGGCGCACCGGGTGGTGGTGATCGGGCAGGGGCGGGTGCTGGCCGACGACAGCACGGCGGCGATCCGCTCGGTGGTCGGCGTACGCCGGGTCAGCCTGGTCGCGGGCGACCTGCCCGACCTGCCGGGCGTGGTCCGGGTCGAGCGGGTCGACGACCGCACCCACCTGCTCACCAGCGACTCCGACCGGCTGGTCCGGGAGCTGGTGACCAGCGGGGTGGCCTTCCGCGACCTGGAGGTGCGCCCCACCTCGCTGGAGGAGGCGTTCCTGGCCATCACCTCCCCCGGCGGGCACGGGCCAGCCACCCCCGGCGGGCACGCGCCCGCCGCCCCGGGTGGGCAGGGCGCCGCCGCCCCGACCGCCGCGTAA